The following proteins are encoded in a genomic region of Haloarcula marina:
- a CDS encoding DUF1405 domain-containing protein has product MATEEGVGARIEALVARVFDDRLPAPEGLPRYVAPLPRWLENVGLRLAWPIAIVNLLGTLFGFWYYAGRPLNLAPPLVEGQLGAAPVLAYPLIPDSPVATMFIGLSFVAWKLDWDAQWLHMLAFFGCIKLGLWTPFVQLVVNGVGSIPLWLYWFLVLSHMAMAVEAFLIHRYASFSVPAVAVAVVWYGFNDVVDYFVPVLGGPHHTWLRGEPVVAAYQFDHTVLAHDLAAGWAVVLTILATFLALSTRIEKVKRR; this is encoded by the coding sequence ATGGCTACAGAGGAGGGCGTCGGCGCGCGCATCGAGGCGCTCGTCGCACGGGTGTTCGACGACCGGTTGCCCGCGCCGGAGGGACTGCCGCGGTACGTCGCACCGCTCCCGCGATGGCTGGAGAACGTCGGCCTCCGACTGGCGTGGCCCATCGCCATCGTCAACCTCCTCGGGACGCTCTTCGGCTTCTGGTACTACGCGGGCCGACCGCTGAACCTCGCGCCGCCGCTCGTCGAGGGGCAACTCGGGGCGGCCCCGGTGCTGGCGTATCCGCTCATCCCCGACTCGCCCGTGGCGACGATGTTCATCGGCCTCTCGTTCGTCGCGTGGAAACTCGACTGGGACGCCCAGTGGCTCCACATGCTCGCCTTCTTCGGCTGTATCAAACTCGGCCTGTGGACGCCGTTCGTCCAGTTGGTCGTCAACGGCGTCGGCTCGATTCCGCTGTGGCTCTACTGGTTCCTCGTCCTCTCGCACATGGCGATGGCCGTCGAGGCGTTCCTCATCCACCGCTACGCGAGCTTTTCGGTTCCCGCGGTGGCCGTCGCCGTCGTCTGGTACGGCTTCAACGACGTGGTCGACTACTTCGTGCCGGTGCTGGGCGGCCCACATCACACCTGGCTCCGCGGCGAACCCGTCGTCGCCGCCTACCAGTTCGACCACACCGTCCTCGCCCACGACCTCGCGGCGGGATGGGCTGTCGTCCTGACGATTCTCGCGACGTTTCTCGCTCTCTCGACGCGCATCGAGAAGGTGAAGCGACGCTGA